A region of Streptomyces halobius DNA encodes the following proteins:
- a CDS encoding CDP-alcohol phosphatidyltransferase family protein, whose product MPKPSVAELRPVVHPEGVKDRRSGEHWAGRLYMREISLRVDRHLVNTKVTPNQLTYLMTVFGVLAAPALLVPGIPGTVLGVLMVQLYLLLDCVDGEIARWKKQFSLGGVYLDRVGAYLCDAAVLVGFGLRAADLWGPGRIDWLWAFLGTLAALGAVLIKAETDLVGVARHQGGLPPVEEAASEPRSSGLALARKAAAALKFHRLVLGIEASLLILVLAVLDTVRGDLFFSRLGVAVLAGIALVQTLLHLVSILVSSRLK is encoded by the coding sequence ATGCCAAAACCATCAGTAGCTGAACTCCGCCCGGTCGTTCACCCCGAGGGCGTGAAGGACCGGCGCAGCGGTGAGCACTGGGCCGGCCGGCTGTATATGCGCGAGATCTCGCTGCGCGTCGACCGGCACCTGGTGAACACGAAGGTCACGCCCAACCAGCTGACCTACCTGATGACCGTCTTCGGCGTCCTGGCCGCCCCGGCGCTCCTGGTGCCGGGGATCCCCGGCACCGTGCTCGGCGTGCTGATGGTCCAGCTCTACCTGCTGCTCGACTGCGTCGACGGCGAGATCGCCCGCTGGAAGAAGCAGTTCTCGCTCGGCGGCGTGTACCTGGACCGCGTCGGCGCCTACCTGTGCGACGCCGCGGTCCTGGTCGGCTTCGGTCTGCGCGCCGCCGACCTGTGGGGTCCGGGACGGATCGACTGGCTGTGGGCCTTCCTCGGCACCCTCGCCGCGCTCGGCGCCGTTCTGATCAAGGCCGAGACCGACCTTGTCGGTGTCGCCCGGCACCAGGGCGGGCTGCCGCCGGTCGAGGAGGCGGCGTCCGAGCCGCGCTCGTCAGGCCTGGCGCTGGCCCGCAAGGCCGCCGCGGCGCTGAAGTTCCACCGGCTCGTCCTCGGGATCGAGGCGTCCCTGCTGATCCTGGTCCTGGCGGTGCTCGACACGGTCAGGGGGGACCTGTTCTTCTCCCGCCTCGGCGTCGCCGTACTGGCCGGCATCGCGCTCGTCCAGACCCTGCTCCACCTCGTGTCCATCCTGGTTTCAAGCAGGCTCAAGTGA